DNA sequence from the Prochlorothrix hollandica PCC 9006 = CALU 1027 genome:
TAGAACCTTAAAATCTACAGGAAGTTTTGACTTGGACTGCAAACTCTCACGGATTTGTGAGATCTCATCTTTGGATAAAGAGGCATTTTGTAGCATATTTTTGAAAAAGATTCGCTCTTCTTCTTCAATCACTCCGTCAGCCCTAATTAAGTTAATAATAGCTTTTACACGCAAGAACTCAATATTCTCAGATTCACCACTAGAAGAAGAAAGATCTAAGTCCTCTAAAACATTATCACTAGGCGTTGTATTATCTTCCAAATCGTCACTAGGCGTTGTATTACCTTCCCAAGAAATTTCTTTCTCAAAAATTTCCTTTGCTTGTTTACCAATTTGTCGAGTCATATAGTAGGACCATGCAGCAATGGCAACGGCTCCGACTCCCGGTAACCATTTACCGATCGCAGACTTTAGAGCCTGTTGAGTAACACGACCTGAAAGCTGAGCAATAACTCTCTGAAAGGTACTTAATGTTGCACGTTTGACTAATATAGTACTACCTTTCATGACAAGTAAAGAAGCGGCTCCTGTTCCAGTTGCACCAATGACAACACCAAGCAGTACCTCTTTAGTAATCACTGTTTCCTTTCCGTAGGAAGCACCAATATCATAAACCATAGATATTTGGTTGTGCATGATTTTCAGAATCTCAGGTAGAACTGCCAGCATACCCATTGGTCCAGGAATTAAGCCCACAGTACCTGAGATTACAGCATTCCCATTAGAGTAAGAGCCAATAATAGAATCAGCACTTTGCTGAGCAAGACTTGGATTTGATCGGTGTACAACTTTTCTTTCTTGCATGACACTTTCAAACAAACCCATCATTTGCTCTGACAGTTGTGCTTGAATCTTATCTGTCAAACTTTGCTCTTTTTGGCCCATAGTGTTGTATCTTCCTTGCAACTTTGAAGGGAACGCTTTAGTTGCGTAATATAATTTTATCCAGAAAAACAGATCAAAGAGATTAAGTAGTGGATTACCAATAGAAGTATGAATCTTTAATCTTGTTTATTAATATCTTTGATAAAGTAGCTGAAATCAAGACGGGAGAAGGCGGAAAAAGACGGGAGTATTGTGAAGGTTTGTAAAAAAGGCGGATAAAGACGGAGAAAGGCGGGTGAGCTGGCTAGAATATAGCGCAACCATTGCATTTCTCCCCCCGCCCCATGGATGTTAAACCCCTCATCGATCGCCTAAACACCCTCATCCACCACCACACCGGCCACCACCTCGACACCCTCCAAATCGCCATCCTCCAAGGAGTCCTCCAAGGCCACAAATACGCCGACATCGCCCAAACCTGCCAGTGTACCGAAGGCCACCTCAAAGACAAAGCCTACAGCCTTTGGAAACACCTCACCCCCATCCTCGGCGAACCCATCAAAAAAACCAACGCCAAAGCCGCGATCGAACGCTTCGTTATCCACAACACTAACTCACCCATTTTCGAGAACAACCCCCCCCTGAGCCTGAGCACCCTCAACCTCTGCCCCTACCCCGACCCCACCGCCACCGCCCTACACCAAGCCCAAACCCGCGCCCAAACCACCCCCTCCAGCTACCACAGCCGCGCCATCCTCAAACTCCACCACCACGGCCTTGAACCCACCGCGATCGCCGACAGCCTCGAAATCCCCCCCGCATTCGTCCACATCACCCTCCACCCACACACCAGCCTCACCCCCTAGCCCCCCGCCCGCAACATCGCCACCACCGGCACAAATATCGGCTCCTGCGCCGCCAACCGCCGCGACCAAAAGAAAATCTCGATCGCCTCGATCGCCCCCGTCTCCGGATTCAGCCGCACCAACAGATCATCCCCCAACTCCTCCGTTTCCTGTTCCGTATAAATAGGACATAACCTCACCATCAGGCTATCCCCGATCGGATCATAATCAAACGTCAACCCCCGATCGGCCACCGCCCCTAATGCCTTGACCATTCCTGGATTCCTCCTGTTTTATCAATCGCTCAAAATAATCGCTAAAAATAACAGTACCCCCTCAATCCCCCCTAACCCCCATCCACACCAGTCCCCCTCCCATGACCCAAACCCTCACCCTCCAAATTCCCGATCGGCTCTATGACCAACTCCTCACCACCGCCCAAGCAACCCAACAATCCCTTGATGCCATTCTCCTCCGTGTCCTCGAAGTTGGCAGTCCCCCCCAAGTGACCGACGCGCCCACTGCCGTCCAAGTCGAACTCATGGCCCTCAATGAACTAAGCAACGAAGCACTCTGGCAACAGGTCTATCCCCCTCATCTCACCCCCACCGTCCCTCCCATCTCACCAGACCTAAGCCACGAAGAACAGCTACAGGCACAGGCAGAGATCGATCGGGCAGTCCTCCGTAGAGCACACGCTGCTGCCATTTTGCGCTGGCGCGGTTGCATAGTTCCTTTACCCTAGGGGATCTACCGGTGTCAGACTATATCCCCGTTGCACTCAAACTCCAGCTTGAACAGGTTGATCAGAATCGCTGTTGCTACTGTCTCACCACTGCTGCTAACGGTTTTTAGCCCCCCGCCCGCAACATCGCCACCACCGGCACAAATATCGGCTCCTGCGCCGCCAACCGCCGCGATCAAAAGAAAATCTCGATCGCCTCGATCGCCCCCGTCTCCGGATTCAGGAGTTTTT
Encoded proteins:
- a CDS encoding TerB family tellurite resistance protein — encoded protein: MGQKEQSLTDKIQAQLSEQMMGLFESVMQERKVVHRSNPSLAQQSADSIIGSYSNGNAVISGTVGLIPGPMGMLAVLPEILKIMHNQISMVYDIGASYGKETVITKEVLLGVVIGATGTGAASLLVMKGSTILVKRATLSTFQRVIAQLSGRVTQQALKSAIGKWLPGVGAVAIAAWSYYMTRQIGKQAKEIFEKEISWEGNTTPSDDLEDNTTPSDNVLEDLDLSSSSGESENIEFLRVKAIINLIRADGVIEEEERIFFKNMLQNASLSKDEISQIRESLQSKSKLPVDFKVLAKHPDEVVSLMVDLVSVAKRDGNFHITEKMYIKQVGQALNLDAADVEEMMSVVV
- a CDS encoding DUF2283 domain-containing protein, producing the protein MVKALGAVADRGLTFDYDPIGDSLMVRLCPIYTEQETEELGDDLLVRLNPETGAIEAIEIFFWSRRLAAQEPIFVPVVAMLRAGG